The Streptomyces cyanogenus DNA segment CTCGCGGGCGCAGGCGGGGCACATCGGGAAGCCGGCCATGGTGGTGGCCGGCCGGTCGTACGGCATCGCGGTGGCGATGGTGAACCGGGGGCCGCAGTGGGTGCAGGTGACGAAGGGGTGGCGGTGCCGTCGGTCGCCGGGGTCGGCGAGTTCGCGCAGGCAGTCGGCGCAGGTCGCGGTGTCGGGCGGCAGCTGGGTGCGGCCAGGGGACCGTTCGGTGGGGCGGATGGTGAAGGGGCCGGTGGCGCCGGTGGCGGGGACGTCCTCGCAGCCGACGCCGGTCACGGTGGCCAGTGGGGGCGGCTGCTCGGTCAGCCGGCCGGAGAACCGGTCCACTTCGTCCGGCGGGCCCTCGACCTCGATGAGCACGCCGTCGGCGGTGTTGCTCACGAACCCGGCCAGCGCGAGGTCGGCGGCCAGGCGGTGCACGTAGGGCCGGAAGCCGACGCCCTGCACCGTGCCGCGCACGGTGATCCGGCGGCGCACCGAGCCGGTGGCGGGCGCGGTCACGAGACGGGGGTGGACGCCGGGTGGTGGTGGGTGTGCGGGTGCGGGGCGAGCGGTGGGCGGTGCGGCGGGGCTCCGTCGCGGGCGGCGAGGGCGCGGTCGAGGAGGGTGCCGACGCCGGTGCCGGTACGGGCGCACGACCGTACGATCTCCACGCCCGGATTGACCTGGTGCACGTTCTCGTGGAAGAGGCTCTCGTCGAAGCCGGCCGGTCCGGCGAGGTCGGTCTTGGTGATGACGACGAGATGGGCCGAGCCGAACGCGGTGGGGTACTTCAGCGGCTTGTCCTCGCCCTCGGTGACCGCCATCAGCACGATCCGCAGGGTTTCGCCGAGGTCGTACGAGGCCGGGCAGACCAGGTTGCCGACGTTTTCCACGAAGAGCACCGAGGTGTCCTGCGGCAGCCAGTCCGCCAGGCGGGCGCGGACCTGACCCGCCTCCAGGTGGCACAGTCCGTCGGTGAGCAGCTGCCGGACGGGCGCGCCGGACCGCGCGAGCCGGACGGCGTCGTTCTCGGTGGCCAGGTCGGCGGTGAGCGCGGCCACCGGCACGCCCCGCTCCCCCGCCCGGGCCAGCACCCGGGCGAGCAGTTCGGTCTTGCCGCTGCCCGGGCTGGACAGCAGGTTGACCAGGGTCACGCCCTGCCGGGCGAGATCGTCGCGCAGGCTCGCGGCCAGCCCGTCGTTCTTGGCCAGGACGGCCTGTCTGAGGTCGGACCGGCACATGGGCGCTGCTCCTCGGGTGCGGTGACGGGTGCCCGGGCCGCGTCCTGCGCTGCCCGGGGTCCCACCGATCTTCGGCTCAGCGGGGCGCCGTACCGGGCAGCGCAGCCGGGTGCGCGGTCCCGGATTCCACCGGGCGGCCCAACGGGGGCAGCGGTCCGGCGGGATCGGCGAGCAGGGCGGGGACGAGCGAGTGCAGCGCGTCCACGGCCCGGCCGACGGCTTCCCGCACCGGCGCGCTGAGTCCGGGCAGGAGGTCGTCGTCGCTCGGCAGCACGCCGGGTTCACAGGCCAGGACGAGGACCCGGGGCAGCGGCTCGTCGCCCAGGTGGGTGGCCAGGGCCAGCACCTTCGCCGGGTCCATGCCGTGGGCTTCGGGCGGGACGGTGCCGTCGGGGGGTTCGGCCTCGATCAGGGAGAGGGTGCCGGGGCGGTGGCCGCGCGGCGCCGCGTCGACGAGGACGGCGGTGGTGTACCCGGACAGCAGGTCGTAGGCGAGGTCCAGGCCGCGGATGCCGTAGTCGCGCACCCGCACCCCGGGCGGCAGGGGGCGGGGTTCGAGGGCGCGGATCACCTCGGGGCCGAAGGCGTCGTCGGCGAGGAAGATGTTGCCGACGCCGGCCACCAGCAGCCGGGGCGTCACCGCAGCTCTCCGGCGGCCGTGCCGAGGGACCCGGGCGCGGGGAGGGAGCCAGGCGCGGCGAGCGGCCCGGACGTGCCGAGGGAGTCAGGCGTACCGAGGGAGCCAGGCGTACCGGGGGACGCGGGCGTGGCGAGCGGCTCGGGCGCGGCGAGGGAGCCAGGCGTGCCGAGGGGCCCGGGCGTGGCGAGGGGGCGGGGTGAGCCGCCCGGGGTCTTGCGGACGAAGGCCGTGCGCAGGGCGTGGTAGGGGGCCTCGGGGTCGAAGAAGATGGCGTGCATGCGGGCCAGTTCGTCCTCCCGGTAGCGGGCGAGGGGCCGCTGCCGCTCGTCCGCGGCGCGCGCCGCCGCCTTGACGGCGAGCCGCTGCTCCAGGTCCGGGGCGGCGGCGAGCCCGGCCGCCAGCCGCTCCACCTGAGCCGGGAAGTCGCCGGGTGCGGCCGGTACGAGCCGGTCCACGAGGCCGAGCCGCTCCGCGCGGGCGGCGCTGACCGGCAGCGCCTCGGTGGTGAGCCGCTCGGCCTGCTCCGGTCCGACGCGGCGCGGCAGGGTGTACGTCCAGAACTCGGAGCCGTACAGGCCCATGCGCCGGTAGTGCGGGTTGAGGACGACGCCCGTGCGGCACCACACCTCGTCGGCGGCGAGGGCCAGCATGACGCCGCCGGCCGCCGCGTTGCCGGCGAGCGCGGCCACCACCAGCCGGTCGGTGGTGCGCAGCACGGCCTCCACGAGGTCGTCGATGGCGTTGAGGTTGGTCCAGGACTCCTGGGCGGGGTCGGGGGCCGCCTCGACCACGTTGAGGTGGATGCCGTTGGAGAAGAAGTCGCGGTTGCCGCCGAGGACGAGGACGCGGGTGGGGCGGGTGAGCGCCTCGGTGTAGGCG contains these protein-coding regions:
- the hypB gene encoding hydrogenase nickel incorporation protein HypB, with amino-acid sequence MCRSDLRQAVLAKNDGLAASLRDDLARQGVTLVNLLSSPGSGKTELLARVLARAGERGVPVAALTADLATENDAVRLARSGAPVRQLLTDGLCHLEAGQVRARLADWLPQDTSVLFVENVGNLVCPASYDLGETLRIVLMAVTEGEDKPLKYPTAFGSAHLVVITKTDLAGPAGFDESLFHENVHQVNPGVEIVRSCARTGTGVGTLLDRALAARDGAPPHRPPLAPHPHTHHHPASTPVS
- a CDS encoding hydrogenase maturation protease, with the translated sequence MTPRLLVAGVGNIFLADDAFGPEVIRALEPRPLPPGVRVRDYGIRGLDLAYDLLSGYTTAVLVDAAPRGHRPGTLSLIEAEPPDGTVPPEAHGMDPAKVLALATHLGDEPLPRVLVLACEPGVLPSDDDLLPGLSAPVREAVGRAVDALHSLVPALLADPAGPLPPLGRPVESGTAHPAALPGTAPR